One Scophthalmus maximus strain ysfricsl-2021 chromosome 7, ASM2237912v1, whole genome shotgun sequence genomic window, AGCTGCAAAATCACTGCTCTGCTTCTGATTAAAAACTGGAGCGGAGATGAAAGGGATTCCAATTTTGGGAtcagatggaaaaacaaacaagttgtGATCTTGGCGCTCTGCCTTGTCCCAAGAGCAGCAGCGGCACTTCACCACGACAGCGATGGAACGTGTCTGACCTCACGAGTGGCTCCACCAGGCGACGCCACGAGACGACGTCTGACAGGAGTTTAACGGGAGCGGCCATGAAACGACGGATaaggactcacacacactccggaGGCTCGTGTCCGATCAGCTGCCAGCTCTGAGGTCAGGAACACACAGACGCCAGAAGTCTCCAGTCACGCCACCCTCCACCGCCGGGGCGCGTCGGGATCaggacacacaaccacacacactcgtaAACAGACGCGTGTCAACCGGCAGTTACCAGCTAATTGGTTCAAAATGTGGTTTGGTGAAACTGGTCAGGGCCGAATGTCAAAACGACAGGGTGAGAGGGAACATGTCGCGGCAGCGGCCATGTTGTTCGGTGAAACAACCGCAGGAACAAAGTCAGCTCGTATTTCGAGATTAAAAAtgttgaggatttttttctggttcgttacacagatcaacaggtggtcagtgcatgtccCGGTGGTTGTATTGAGCTCTTTCAGAATAACGTCGTCACCTCTCAaacagaatgtctgtctccatagtgAGGTGGATGAGCTCAGAGACGCAGCCAAGAGCTAAACTCAAgggcttcaaaatggccgctcacaaaCCGACATCATGTtgaaaatcataaatcaaaccACGACTCGTCACATGACGTTGAACtttcctctgttctctctttATTGACTCACGTTATAGTCTCACGTTCTCAAGCGTTCACAGTAAATTcagttttaataaatgaaacattcaacattttcacataatgtacaataaataatttacatgatGTAGTGGCTGAATCCactttaatgtatatatatcgCAGCGTGCTGCcatttaatattataattacattaacatttataACGTTAGACGAACATCTGTAATGTCACAGAAGCATTACGCAGTTagcaacaaatcaaaacacttcAGACACTTTGTTTCACATCTTTTGGATCCAggcaaaaattaaaattcaattcaggcaaaactaaacaaaataaaaaagacaattcaTAAAAAACTTGAGCCTTTTCGCATATTTTAGTCCACAAACCTAATTATCACAATCTGTCGCTTCAACTTAtatttttcaaggtttttcCGAATGTGGTTCGATCTCCGTCCTTTTGTTCtagggctttaaaaaaaactgactttgaAAGATTACAGACAATTAGTTAGTTCTGACATCATCATATCTTCATTTGAGTAACCACACGTCACCGCCGATAAACGGCAGCATCAGAAATTTTCACTCCAGTTCAGATGTTTTCCACAAAACGAGCTCAAAAGCTTAAAACCAAACGTCTcgatgaaaaaagtaaaaagtaaaaaacagaaaagaaaaccccttTAAAACCATCACACGTCTAATATTTGAACATAAACCAGTGAATAATCCAATAATAATCCAAATATATCGATTGTTTGGCTATAGAAAACAGTaagtggaaacaggaagttcacCTTGAGCTTTGTTTTGGAGTTTGTtgatttgtaatttaaaaataagaaagtTACCTGCACTAACTGTGGCctcaaactccacacacacacacacacacacacacacacacacacacacacacacacacacacacacacacacacacacacacacacacacacacacacacacacacacacacacacacacacacacacacacacacacacacacacacacacctcctgtgATCCAACGTCTGAACTCAAAAAGCCAACAATCCTGTGTGAACCCTGAACGCCTCAACACCCACCAAAGTGCattaatgtatatttaaattCCAAAAAAAGTCTGTGGATGAATTTTTGCCATTGGGAACACAAACgactttctttccttctgcgTCGCTCAGTGCGGAATTCAGTTTCGTGTGAACATGGAaaattttgtaatgtttttagtttttttgcgaAATCTGACAAACGTGAGTTCATATGAACCCAAAAGGTCCgttgaggaaaaacattttccaccaaCAGTCTGTAATGGATTCATATTCATCGTGATGACCTCACATACAACGGAAGATGGATCTAAAGTAACAAACGTCCCTTCAGAAATATCGACGAACCAAGATCCTCTGAGTGACAGGAGGGAAAATTGTttgtaaattgttgtttttttatgtattagtATAAATCAGTGGCATCAGGTTCCCTCCATCAGAAATCCCTTTGACAATCCAGTGTTAGTTTATTCTTCAGGCTCCGATGTGGTTAGAAGAGACTCACGGTCTCTGGGTTAAGTCGtcggaggtaaaaaaaaaaaaaaaagaagaaattaagaaaataaaaaaggcgcATGCATCAGGTTCGTTTCAGCCGTCGCCTCTGGAGTTCCGCAGGTTAAGTGAGGTGAAGCGTCGGGAGGGTTCACAGCGGCCTGcgacacaaaatgaaattattacaatacaatctttgttttcactctgacGGGGTTCAAATGAACACGTCACTAAGACCAGAGGAGACGAGTCGGAAGTCGTGTTGGATCATGATGTTCGTCTTTACCGTCTTCAGACGAGTTtgtccgcagcagcagcagcagcagcagcagcagcagcagcagcagcagcagcagcagcagcagcagcagcagcagcagcagcagcagcagcaggtcccgTGTGCAGAGACTCGACGTAGGCCAAGGCGCTCTGCAGCGAGGTCAGACAGTATCCCTCCTCTCCAATCAGATACCTGCAACAACAAGTCCACTGTCTCAGGAACTAAGTGACCAACACGACTGAGCAGAAGAATCTCAAACATCCTCGTTTCTTTTGGCTGAAAACATCAAATCAGTTGTTTTGTTCTCCCCTCAGTTAAGAAGATCTGATCCAAACCTCGACCACAACCGGTCGTTGGAGCCACCGGCGTTTTATCTCCACGTTCACAGTCGTGAAATATGAatgagcagaaagaaagaaggaatgaAGCTGATCTGTTGTTCTcactatttttattatcatttcttcATCACCCGACGTGAGTcgacctcatcatcatcctctctccacctcaACCCACTGAACTAAGTTGGACTTAGTTACCCCGACATTCCTCGGCCGATCCGACCGGCTGGGTTTTTACAACCTGCTGCTTTTATGTCTGTTAGTCGATCTCAGGGTTTTGGTCTGAACTCACACGCAACAAGACTCAGTTTGATGAAACTGTCTCACAtgagatatatgtatatatatatatatataccttccACCTCAGAGCTGCAGATGTGGAATATTCTTCAAACCCTTATTTTAAGACTGACGTCCGGTCACATGAGCATTTTACTGTATGAATTCAAGAACGAGTTCATAAAAAGATTGTGACCAAACGACACAAACCCCTCTACACACTCTATTATCACACTCATTATCATTtgcaatataataaaaaaaagaagaaatttaataggggcagtaagctattttggagaaagattgtaTGTTGTGATTCCGTCTGGTCGGGGgatcgaacccgcagcctcgtGTACGTGAGATAGACGCTCCCTAACCACAAGGCCATAACCTCTGAGTCGTAGTGTCTgtcgccagcacgtctcttaaagtgtcagcgagtgatgtttacatatttttcagAATTTCTATACGAATGATAATAATCGTTAAGGGAAAATCTGTTCCCAGTACAGAAACGTCCTGAGCAAACTGTCCCATCAGGTGTGAGGCCGTTGGATGAACTTCCATCGCCACGTGTTACTCTGTTTGGTGCAAACAAGAAGAAACCCACCATCCAACATCTTTCTCCAGTCCCGACAACGTTGACTCACCCTTCGTGGATGAACTCCTCCAGCGCCGCACATTCCGACACCAGCTGAGGACACTGGCTCCTCAGAGCCACGAAGGACAGGATGGGCAGCAGGTCGTCGGCACCGCTGtgggaacgagagagagagagaacagacgAGGACGGAGGTAAATAAATAGagcagaagggaagaaaaacatttacagagcATGATGGTCATTGTGTTTCCCCCCCGGGGGCTGGGGGCTCTGCGTGTCCAGGGACGGGCGTGATAAAGAGTTTTGTTGGGAGGACAAATTGCAGCCTGGGAGACGATGGCAACCTGATAGTGTTTCcctctccccgtgtgtgtgtgtgtgtgtgtgtgtgtgtgtgtgtgtgtgtgtgtgtgtgtgtgtgtgtgtgtgtgtgtgtgtgtgtgtgtgtggacagtgagCGGTTTGTTTAACGCCGCTCACACGCAGAGCAAACCGCTAACCGCTCGCGTGAGAAGGCAGGTCCGCTGGCCCTCCACTGACCCGACCGCCTGCAACTGGATacaccccctctctctgtgaggTGTGGACAGGCTCATGTAACCGCAGCGCtggacctcacacacacaccaactatAATCTTCACTACTGTAAACACTACCACACGAAAACTGGCGTCTCTACATTCCAGCGATACAAAGCTTCTCTTCTGTGATTCTGTGATTCCTGAGAGACGATCATCCTCCGCTATTATTATTGAGTTTGCGGCGTATTTCAATCTTCGAGTGGGAGGATTAAAAAGGTCAGACAAAGGTCAAGCGCAGCAGGAAAAGGGCAGAAGGGGAAAGTGAGTCTTAATTAAATGAGTCTTCAATAAGTGATGAAGCGATTTAGCCGAacaatggaggagagagagagaagaaaaggggacGTGGACAAAAGCGTCCGGCAGAACAAACGATCGGCAGACGGGTCcaggacacgcacgcacgcacgcacgcacgcacgcacgcacgcacgcacgcacgctgcCCTTGTGTACAacagggtgtgtgcgtgtgttggggTGAGGCCGCAGCAAATAAACAGAAACTCTGAGAAGTAAATTAATGATGTGAATATTAAAGTCTTTCCTGATTAAACACCATGAGCTCATCCGTCAGCAGAGCGAcatgtttatacattttaatattgtgtCTCTGCCCAGTTCCAGTGAGTCAAACCCTATAATTCATCTACAAAATGTTCATTCAACATCCTGAAacgatgaaaataaaaaaacagactatTTAATCACATCTTTGTTTCTCTTGAGTTTCAAATACTGAGTCGTGGTTATGTAAATATGATGAACGTGAGCTTCATGTATCGGTGCGGACATCAGTCAGTCGAGCTCTAACCTCCACCACGGGTCCAAGAGTTGCAGAAGGGGGCAGCAAGCGTTTTATACGGAACACCTTTTGTAAAAACCTGTGAATCGTTCCTCGCGGCCCGCCAGCTGTATTGATCTGTATCTATCCAACTTGTACGTCTTATTTACCAACCAcagtaaaagtcacattcacacattcatacagttcTTATTCCATCACTCATCCTTCATCCAGTCACCAGAGGCGTCGCAGGGTTTAGTGTCCTGCCCAAAGAGCCAGGatcaaaccatcgaccttctggttagtggacaatcctttccacctcctgagccactgTCCCTCCACTTTTAATCTCCTCTTTCATCACTATCCATcttatttcccccccctcacattTTCACCAATATCTCAGAATAAAAATAAGGGTAAATAATCCTAAGATATTTAGTGACTGATTCTACGAGTGTGAGACTTcgtgcagcttgattgaatgtGAAGTCGACTGATGAGCCTTTGTGGAGGTCTGAGCTTCTACCGAGTGAGTGGGAGATTCCAGTTTCCAGTTTCACCTGTTTTCAGCGAAAACTCTGGAAAACCACCGGACGGTGTCTGAagtaaaaaaaggtttttcatgTCCGTTTGTTTAATTCTGCAGGAGTGTGATGTTGTGTAATGCTTATGATGCTATTTGCGCATTATGTTATGTCATCAGCTGAGGGTTGGCTCTAAACCAACGTCTCTGCTCTGTATTTTTTCTGAACTTCAGCGCCtagagaaaaagataaataaaaaaataacgtTCCAACAAAGTCTGGATGAAAACCCTCCGAGAGGTCCTGACCCCGGACAACGCTCCTCCTCCGCCGGCCCTGATCACTTCACTCACATTCCAACTGGAGGAGACAGATGTGGAGCAGGAGACGACGCCTCAGCCTCCGTTCACCAAACTCAAAAGACAAGTGTGTGAAAGAGACAAGATAGAAGATGAATCTTCAGATAAAACGGAGAATGAAACCTTTTATTTGTTGACGCCACGTCCTCTGGGTTGAACGTCTGTTTATTTAACGTGTCCGACCTTTAAGACCGACTCACCAAACAAACCCAGTAAACGATTCTGTTCTCAGACGACGATCCTTCTCCCACcagggacagaaaacagatcGTCTCAGTTTGTTTATTCGCTCGTTCACGAGGAAaatctctgtctctgcttctgATGCCAAACTCCTGACTCACAGAGGAGTGAAGCATCGCTGCTGTGACTCCACAGGACGAACCTCCTCCGTGTTTCAGAGCAGTTTGAACTCCagtgaactctgtgtgtgtgtgtgtgtgtgtgtgtgtgtgtgtgtgtgtgtgtgtgtgtgtgtgtgtgtgtgtgtgtgtgtgtgtgtgtgtgtgtgtgtgtgtgtgtgtgtgtgtgtgtgtgtgtgtgtgtgtgtgtaacactgTCACATCGCTGTGACCCACTGAGCTTTTGTCTGATCCCCTCGtggttttgtactttttcttctcttttcccccaaaactcCTGAGTCTGTTCCAAACCAGACAGGACGACCCACTTTTAGCCACAGTCAGGgatctgtgggggggggggggggggcaccaggCCCAGAACACCCCCCGCTGTGCCCGGCCGAGGAGCTGATGAGACCTGACAGGGCAGCGAGCGAGGCTCAGAGCTCTTCACTCGTGTTTCAATGGACAtcgtcttttttcctcctcatcagAAACTTTGAGTcaactttattttgaagtttGATTCGTTGAACTTTGACTGCAAACCACACAAACTGAAtagtctcttttctttttattttcccgtagcttgtatatttttttgtgttttcgtCCCCactttgaaatttttttttatgtagaagTTGATGAATTATTACTCACATGGCGGCAGTTCTGTGCGTCGGGTCGACCTCGTGCAGACACATGTAATCCTCCGCACAGGCACAGATGACACGCAGAGTCCGAACTGTGACGGAACACATCGCAGGAGAAACACGTCAACGCTGTTGTTcttagagatatatatatagatatatcgatatatatatagatatatatatagatatatatgggGTTAGGGTTACCACAAGTGCGTACAggtaaaaaaagtatttttttaccGCCTGTGGAGGCCAAGAAGAAATCTGGATCGTTAatttaacaaattaaatgtcaGATTTCGGGCCATGAAATAAATAACCAACACAAGTCCGAGGTTCATGTGTCGGCTTTacgtttttaaatgttgaatacAAAATCATCCGCGACCACAAAGTCAAAATGGCGCAAACAGAAACTCTAAAAATTTATGAATAAtcaaaggaaaagaacaaaacaggacgaataaagaaaaaaagaaaatgaaggaaattGTTTGCAATTTCAAGATTTTCTTTCTCAGTGTTTCACATAATTTCAAACTGGAGATTTGGGGAattttaatatcaaattttcacaacactttttttcattttcccacaTTTTTGGACAAATCACCAATCCATAATTAATAGTAAAGTTGTtggcatttttaaatttttgaagTTACTAAAATTACATCAACAGAAACTGTACACAAcacaatagaaaatgaaaaaatagatgaaatgtacaaataaaaatgagttttCAGCAGCAAAGGCCTCAAACATCTGTTTGCTTGGTAACTTGTGTCATAGTTCAggttccttttgttttctgaaactgAACTGTCGTGTAACATTGACGAACTTGACGGTAAAATATGGTTAGAAAATCAGATATACAACCAATAATACGATAGAATTGGATGTTTCAAATAGTTTCAAAGTCTTTCTAAGGAAACTAAAATCAAAGATTCCctggaaaaactaaaaactgatGAAACTGAGTCACAATCACCAAGAGTGTGtcaggaagcagaaaaaacaagcgCTCACCGATACATTCCAGCTTCTTCTGCGGGCAGCAGTCGTTCACTAGCAGCTTGAGCTCCTGCACCGCGGACTCGTAGGGGTAGGAACCTTGCAGCGCGCCGGGTTCTTGGGGGAACAGTTTCAGGGGAACGCCGAGGTCTGCGGGGGAAACGTCCCAGTAAAGCTTCATGCTTGTTTCGTAAGACTGCTCCTTTTCCATGTTGACCTTCctgtggaggaaaacaaaggaagaaacaaTGAAGACAAGTAAACACATGACTACCTGgtcatataaatatttattaagaCGCATAAATCTCTGACCtgaagaaagatggaaaatatCAATGTAACATTTCATTTACCATAAAAAAACTGTCGACTGTGAAAGAAGAGCTGCGACAGTTgattgattagtaatcgactactaaattaattggcaactattttgatgatcgattaatgggttcaagtagtttttatgaaaaaaagtcaaaatttcaaCTGATTTCAActtgtgtgaatattttctggtttatttgctcctctgacagtgaattgaatatattcggtgtgttgacaaaacaaaacatcatcttagtgtgtgtgtgtgtgtcggtttttatattttgtttatatgcTATCAAAAAaggaatcttaaaaaaaaaaaaattaaactcaaCACTGCCACCCTGTGGTCAATTagagaaatgtaactgaggcttgacattttacagtttagccataaactttattataaataaaaaacaaaaacaactaaaaacttatgtcaaatgtaaacaaatacagACCTTTTTTCggcattttttattctgttaaattaaagttaatcgattatcaaaatagttgctgattaatttagtagttgattacttatcgattaactgttgctgctctaATCCATGCTCcaacacatccggtgctttatggtctatttgacttAAACGAACATCATGCattgaagaagatttgaaactagagattgaaccataaactcctcaggaaaatgttaactgacaaTATGAAtcaagagtcattttctcatagaacttctatagaaacagacgTCCAACACGTCGTCATGTAggacagggtttttttaaagctgcactaccTGAACAGAGCCAGCAGGGCGCTCCACAGGGGCGCGAAGAAGGCTTCCTCGATACTGGCAAGGCACAAGTCTTTAGAGGAGGCGGTGTTCAGACACTCGAAGGacagtaaacacagagagaggagctgatctggaaacatacagaaacatttcatgtaattctcacacacacacacacacacacacacacacacacacacacacacacacacacacacacacacacacacacacacacacacacacacacacacacacacacacacacacacacacacacacacacacacacacacacacacacacacacacacacacacacacacacacacttcctgtacGACCCTGCTAACCGATTGCTATGTGAATGTCTTTGACCGTGGCCTTCAGATGTTCCTTCATCGCCCTCATCTCCAGCTCGTCCATGTGGCCATCGTTAAGCGCTGAGGTGTCGCTCATCAGCTCCGGATCGTCGTAGGCGCCGTCGTCGGGCGGGGCCCAGTCCAGCTGGGTCAGAAACTGCTCCAGGTCCTCGAACGAGTTTTCCCGGTCCACTGGCGCCTGAGTATGTGGCTCTTCGCCGTCCTCGTAGTCGTCGCAGTCGGCGGGGAGGTCTTGAGAGAACGAGGGCGAAGACGACAAGCCGCAGACGCCGCTCGCGGTgctgctcgtcctcctctgGGCCTCTGCGTGACCCAATGAGATCAGTCGCACGAACAAATGGAACAACAGGTACTGAACATCTGGAGAACAAGCGCCAGGCTCTAGGCTCTACCTGGGTGGAGGAGGCAGCGAGACGGCCTCAGCAGCAGCGCCGGACTCTGGCCGAGGCCTTTGCTGACGATGGGGTAGAGGCGGTTGTAAACCCGGTACTGGTGTTTCCTCAGCAGCTTCACCACCGGGTGGTCGGACCGGCTGAAGAGACACAAGAGCAATCACACAAGTCAGAAATCTGTGCAGATAACaaggacaggaaacacaaacacctctGAACCATCGTGTTATTGACCGAGAGGCTGACGCAATTACAACCCGACGAGAGAGAGGTCACAAATCGGTTGATTCTGGTTTCTTATCccaagttaaaggggcagtaagcgattctgaagacgactcgtctctctctttgttgttgttgttgttgttgttgtgattttactgctctggccacGAACCCGGGTCTTCCGGTACAGGAGTCCTACGCACTAACCACGAGGCAAAAAGcgcagagttgcagcgccaccctccagcacgtctcttaaagtgtcgaccacacacactcactcacctgaGCAGGTAAGAGACGAGACGTGACACCGACGTGAAGTCATCAGGATTCTCCTTCATGTTCGCCTTCCACAGTTTGGGCCAATCCTAGTGAAAAAGTATAAATTACTTACTAAAACCCTACGATTTCATATGATAATGTTGTTTGGTTGGATTATTGTTTTATGCAACTTAACAGGAAATTGACAGATGaattatttagtttttcattattcaaaagAGCCACGAGCTGTTCCGAGTTTTAAGCATTTCACATAATCACCACAGATTTGATCTGGAGCTCTGTTAGCTGGTGGTGCTGTCATGCTTCCGTGACGTCGACTCACATACTTACATGGTCCTGCTCGTACTCCAGGACGTTGGTGTAGAGCATccgctgctcctgctcctccaccgtCATCGACCCGGAGGCTGAAAATCTCCTGACGTGACAAAACAGACAGGTATTGACTCGAGTCCACACTGACAGGAAGATGAGTGTGATCGTCAAGAGTCActgaaaagttttgaaaattgTGAAATCACAGGATGTAGCCttggacccagatgaattctgggagctcatttaaatttattCCTTAAGACTGTCTGGATtttcctccattgggaagtgatttcccctccggcagaaatcttgccggtccaatcacaacagattttATGATAatgggggcggggtttataccgtgacacTGAGATAAGCAACTTTTGTTAACAACCAAGATGGTTGCCACTGATTAAACAGACATTTCACTAAAAAGTACCAGAATTTTTTGGTCTGTGTCCGTCTGTAACGCCTCTTATGGACTTAGTgtagaaaacattttcttttttaaataaaacatcactattaggactgcaactaacgattattttaataatccattaatctgtcgattcaTTTCTAATTAATTAACtaattaatggattagttgtttgggtCATAAAATGAACTGTGacagaagagcaaaagaaaccagaaaatattcacataaaaGAAGtggaaatctgagaattttgactttcttcccccataaaaactacttgaagtaataaatcgattatcaaaatatttggacgattaatttagtagtcgattactaatcgattaactgttgtagcttTAATAAAGATCTCTAAACATACTCTTATTGTCTGTACATATTGGTAAATAAGTTATCTATATAGTAGGTtttcttaaatgaaaaataacgcGAACATAATCCGAGGACGTGTGACAGACCCCCACATGACCCCAGATTCCTTTTATGAAACAGCAAAAGTGACGAAAAAACCTCGAATTGTGCGgctctgaatgtttttttttaaacaattgacCTAAAAAAAACTCCTGAATCTACTGAGATCTTTACCCTCAAGACAACGAAACAGATAAAAGCAACATTCAAATGCACTTTGGAGCTCGGCTGGATATGTCAGCCTCGTTTCAAAGTTTAGGAGCAGCTCAGGAGGAACTGCCGAGAAGACAAAGACGACAcgataaaactaaaaaaagcttctttttcaAAAACGAGCCGATCTCCGGAACGTCGTCCTGAACAAAGCGGTTGAATGTCCAacaga contains:
- the vps9d1 gene encoding VPS9 domain-containing protein 1 isoform X6, which produces MSSVADCGVKPLQTAMKMAKAAIQCDGGGEHKEAYCEYLRTINYISHALLEDAATQSVAASEELAAVEVERMLTLAEQCLERARSFVEEKKKSADPPDLSASDPPDLSASDPPDLSASAPASSGAHRTTVLPLAIAAHTEQREGTDPTATSELSPFLPPEIFQRLQTEESRDATKKELTPIEQASRLNQKLKANYEARLARLAPGQASQKTSLKLSLQRQMMENLIIAKARQDALQRKMEERRLRLQEEANRRFSASGSMTVEEQEQRMLYTNVLEYEQDHDWPKLWKANMKENPDDFTSVSRLVSYLLSRSDHPVVKLLRKHQYRVYNRLYPIVSKGLGQSPALLLRPSRCLLHPEAQRRTSSTASGVCGLSSSPSFSQDLPADCDDYEDGEEPHTQAPVDRENSFEDLEQFLTQLDWAPPDDGAYDDPELMSDTSALNDGHMDELEMRAMKEHLKATVKDIHIAIDQLLSLCLLSFECLNTASSKDLCLASIEEAFFAPLWSALLALFRKVNMEKEQSYETSMKLYWDVSPADLGVPLKLFPQEPGALQGSYPYESAVQELKLLVNDCCPQKKLECIVRTLRVICACAEDYMCLHEVDPTHRTAAIGADDLLPILSFVALRSQCPQLVSECAALEEFIHEGYLIGEEGYCLTSLQSALAYVESLHTGPAAAAAAAAAAAAAAADKLV
- the vps9d1 gene encoding VPS9 domain-containing protein 1 isoform X2 — translated: MSSVADCGVKPLQTAMKMAKAAIQCDGGGEHKEAYCEYLRTINYISHALLEDAATQSVAASEELAAVEVERMLTLAEQCLERARSFVEEKKKSADPPDLSASDPPDLSASDPPDLSASAPASSGAHRTTVLPLAIAAHTEQREGTDPTATSELSPFLPPEIFQRLQTEESRDATKKELTPIEQASRLNQKLKANYEARLARLAPGQASQKTSLKLSLQRQMMENLIIAKARQDALQRKMEERRLRLQEEANRRFSASGSMTVEEQEQRMLYTNVLEYEQDHDWPKLWKANMKENPDDFTSVSRLVSYLLSRSDHPVVKLLRKHQYRVYNRLYPIVSKGLGQSPALLLRPSRCLLHPEAQRRTSSTASGVCGLSSSPSFSQDLPADCDDYEDGEEPHTQAPVDRENSFEDLEQFLTQLDWAPPDDGAYDDPELMSDTSALNDGHMDELEMRAMKEHLKATVKDIHIAIDQLLSLCLLSFECLNTASSKDLCLASIEEAFFAPLWSALLALFRKVNMEKEQSYETSMKLYWDVSPADLGVPLKLFPQEPGALQGSYPYESAVQELKLLVNDCCPQKKLECIVRTLRVICACAEDYMCLHEVDPTHRTAAIGADDLLPILSFVALRSQCPQLVSECAALEEFIHEGYLIGEEGYCLTSLQSALAYVESLHTGPAAAAAAAAAAAAAAAAAAADKLV
- the vps9d1 gene encoding VPS9 domain-containing protein 1 isoform X4 codes for the protein MSSVADCGVKPLQTAMKMAKAAIQCDGGGEHKEAYCEYLRTINYISHALLEDAATQSVAASEELAAVEVERMLTLAEQCLERARSFVEEKKKSADPPDLSASDPPDLSASDPPDLSASAPASSGAHRTTVLPLAIAAHTEQREGTDPTATSELSPFLPPEIFQRLQTEESRDATKKELTPIEQASRLNQKLKANYEARLARLAPGQASQKTSLKLSLQRQMMENLIIAKARQDALQRKMEERRLRLQEEANRRFSASGSMTVEEQEQRMLYTNVLEYEQDHDWPKLWKANMKENPDDFTSVSRLVSYLLSRSDHPVVKLLRKHQYRVYNRLYPIVSKGLGQSPALLLRPSRCLLHPEAQRRTSSTASGVCGLSSSPSFSQDLPADCDDYEDGEEPHTQAPVDRENSFEDLEQFLTQLDWAPPDDGAYDDPELMSDTSALNDGHMDELEMRAMKEHLKATVKDIHIAIDQLLSLCLLSFECLNTASSKDLCLASIEEAFFAPLWSALLALFRKVNMEKEQSYETSMKLYWDVSPADLGVPLKLFPQEPGALQGSYPYESAVQELKLLVNDCCPQKKLECIVRTLRVICACAEDYMCLHEVDPTHRTAAIGADDLLPILSFVALRSQCPQLVSECAALEEFIHEGYLIGEEGYCLTSLQSALAYVESLHTGPAAAAAAAAAAAAAAAADKLV
- the vps9d1 gene encoding VPS9 domain-containing protein 1 isoform X3, with the protein product MSSVADCGVKPLQTAMKMAKAAIQCDGGGEHKEAYCEYLRTINYISHALLEDAATQSVAASEELAAVEVERMLTLAEQCLERARSFVEEKKKSADPPDLSASDPPDLSASDPPDLSASAPASSGAHRTTVLPLAIAAHTEQREGTDPTATSELSPFLPPEIFQRLQTEESRDATKKELTPIEQASRLNQKLKANYEARLARLAPGQASQKTSLKLSLQRQMMENLIIAKARQDALQRKMEERRLRLQEEANRRFSASGSMTVEEQEQRMLYTNVLEYEQDHDWPKLWKANMKENPDDFTSVSRLVSYLLSRSDHPVVKLLRKHQYRVYNRLYPIVSKGLGQSPALLLRPSRCLLHPEAQRRTSSTASGVCGLSSSPSFSQDLPADCDDYEDGEEPHTQAPVDRENSFEDLEQFLTQLDWAPPDDGAYDDPELMSDTSALNDGHMDELEMRAMKEHLKATVKDIHIAIDQLLSLCLLSFECLNTASSKDLCLASIEEAFFAPLWSALLALFRKVNMEKEQSYETSMKLYWDVSPADLGVPLKLFPQEPGALQGSYPYESAVQELKLLVNDCCPQKKLECIVRTLRVICACAEDYMCLHEVDPTHRTAAIGADDLLPILSFVALRSQCPQLVSECAALEEFIHEGYLIGEEGYCLTSLQSALAYVESLHTGPAAAAAAAAAAAAAAAAADKLV